A portion of the Bacteroides faecium genome contains these proteins:
- a CDS encoding DedA family protein, whose protein sequence is MESVAFIQWCLDHLNYWTITLLMTIESSFIPFPSEVVIPPAAYKAAVNDELNIYLVVLFATIGANIGALINYYLAKWLGRPIIYKFANSRIGHMCLIDEEKVRNAEIYFDKHGALSTFIGRLIPAVRQLISIPAGLAQMKLHTFLIYTTLGAGLWNTILAIIGYHLAKVPGIESEAQLIAKVTEYSHEIGYVFIAIAVFVVAFLIYKGMKKK, encoded by the coding sequence ATGGAATCAGTAGCTTTTATCCAGTGGTGTCTGGATCATTTAAATTATTGGACTATCACCTTATTAATGACCATCGAAAGTTCTTTTATACCTTTCCCTTCGGAAGTGGTCATCCCGCCGGCAGCCTACAAAGCTGCAGTCAACGACGAGCTTAATATTTATCTGGTAGTTTTATTCGCTACTATCGGGGCAAATATCGGAGCGTTAATCAACTATTACCTGGCTAAATGGCTGGGACGTCCCATCATCTACAAATTTGCCAATAGCCGTATCGGTCATATGTGCCTGATTGATGAAGAGAAAGTACGCAATGCCGAAATTTATTTCGACAAACACGGCGCATTGTCCACCTTTATCGGCCGTTTGATTCCCGCTGTCCGCCAATTGATTTCAATTCCTGCCGGACTGGCTCAGATGAAATTGCATACATTCCTGATATATACCACTTTGGGAGCCGGATTATGGAATACTATCTTAGCTATTATCGGTTACCACCTGGCTAAAGTTCCCGGCATCGAAAGCGAAGCACAGCTTATAGCTAAAGTGACGGAATACAGCCACGAAATAGGCTATGTCTTTATTGCCATCGCCGTATTTGTCGTTGCATTCCTCATTTATAAGGGGATGAAGAAGAAGTAA